The genome window TGACGGCCTCCCAGGACGGCGCCACCACCAGTGCCGCGCCGAAGTCCGACGACTCCACCGCCCGCACGCTGGCCGTGGTCGGCATCGTGGTCGGCGCGCTCGGCGCCGCCCTCGGCGTGCTGGGCCTGCGCCGCAAGGGCGCCGGCAGCGCCTCCTGATCCACCGTCCGCCGGGACCGCCGCCATGTGGCGGCGGTCCCGGCGGGCCCCTCCCGCGAACCGAAGGACCCGCCATGCCTCCCCTGCCGACCACAAACCGCCGCCGGATCGCCGGGGCCGCCGCCCTCGCGCTGGCCGCCGCGCTCTCGCTGACCGCCTGCGGCTCCGGTTCGGGCTCGAACTCCAACTCGGCCGCCGCCATCGTCTCCAAGGAGGCGAGCAACTCGCCCTACCAGGGCACCGTGCTGAGCAAGCACTTCGACAAGCCCGACCTGACCCTGAGCGACACCAGCGGCCAGCCGTTCGACCTGCGCCAGCGGACCGCCGGCAAGACCACGCTGCTCTTCTTCGGCTACACCAGCTGCCCGGACGTCTGCCCGACCACCATGGGCGACATCGGCGTGGCGATGCAGAAGCTGACCCCCGAGGAGCGCGCGAAGATCGACGTGGTCTTCGTCTCCACCGACCCGCAGGTGGACACCCCGAAGGTGCTGCGCACCTGGCTGGACTCCTTCGACAAGGACTTCATCGGGATGACCGGCGACCTGACCCAGGTGAAGGCGGCCGCCCGGTCGCTCGGCATCCTGGTCGAGGACCCGGTGGTGAACAAGGACGGCACCGTCACCTCCTCGCACGGCGCCCAGGTGCTGGCCTTCCTCCCCTCCGACGACAAGGCCCACGTGCTCTACCTGAGCAACACCAGCCAGGACGTCTTCGCCCACGACCTGCCGCTGCTCGCCAAGGGGGTGCCCGCCTGATGGCCGCCCGCTTCAACCGAGTGGCGCTGACCGGCGCGGGCCTGGCGGCCGTGCTGACCGCCGGCGCGATAGCCGTGGCCGAGGGAGGCTCGGCGCAGACCCCGGCCGGGGTGCGGCTGACCGTCGCCGACCCGTACATCCCGATGCCGGCCGGGGACGCCATGGCGGCCGGCTACCTGACGGTGCGCAACACCGGCTCCACCGCCGACACCCTGGTCCGGGTGTCCAGCCCGGGCGCCGGATCGATCACCATGCACCGGTCCACCGACACCAGCATGGAGGAGGTGGACAGCATGGCGGTGCCGGCCCACGGCACGCTCCAGCTGGCCCGCGGCGGCGCGCACCTGATGATCATGGGCTGGCAGAAGCAGCCGGCCGTCGGCGACCAGCTCGAACTCGACCTCACCTTCGCGAAGGGCGGCACCATCGCCGTCCAGGTTCCGGTCAAACCGCTCACCTACCGTCCCGGGAGCTGACCCACCGATGCGCAAAGCCCTTGCCTGGTTCACCACCCTGACGGCCGCGCTGCTGCTGGTGCTCGGCACGGCCGGCGCCGCCAGCGCGCACGCCGCGCTGCTGCAGACCGACCCCGCGCAGAACTCGGTGGTCGCCACCGAGCCGACCGCGGTCACGCTCACCTTCAGCGAGAACGTGACGCTCTCCGACGACGCGGTGCGGGTGCTCGACCCGGCCGGCAAGCAGGTGGACACCGGGAGTCCCGGCCACGCGGACGGCAAGGGCGACACCGCGACCGTCGGGCTGCGGCCCGGGCTGGCGAACGGCACCTACACGGTGGCCTGGCGGGCGGTCTCGGAGGACACCCACGTGGTCGGCGGGGCCTTCACCTTCTCGATCGGCGCGCCCTCCGACACCAGCGTCAACCCGGCGGCGGTGCAGGGCGAGAACGCCGACCAGACGGTGGCCGCGCTCTACGGCATCGGGCGGGCGGTCGCCTACGGGGCCTTCGCGGTGCTGGTCGGGGTGGCCGCGTTCGTGCTGCTCTGCTGGCCGCGCGGGGCCTCGGTGCGGCCGGTGCAACGGCTGCTGATGGGCGGTTGGGTGGCACTGCTGGCGGCCACCGTGGCGGTGCTGCTGCTGCGCGGGCCGTACGAGCAGGGGACCGGGCTGGGACAGGTGCTGAACCTGACGCTGGTCCGCGGCACGCTGAACGAACGGCTGGGCACCGCGCTGGCGGCCCGGCTGCTGCTGCTCGCGGCGGGCGGGGTGTTCCTCTCGCTGCTGGTCGGCCAGCTCGGGGCGACCGAGCCGGAAGAAGAGGACACTGACGGGGCGTCAGCACGGCCCGCGGCAGCCGGTGCCGACCCGGACGACCCCGAGGAGCGGGAGCTGCGGGAGCTGGAGCGGCGGGCCGCCGAGCGGCCGCAGCGCGAGGCCCGGCTCGCGCTCGGGGTCGGCGGGCTGCTGCTGGCGCTCGGGCTGGCCGCCACCTGGTCGGCGGCGGACCACGCGGCGGTCGGCATCCAGGTCGGGGTGGCGCTGCCGTTCGACCTGCTGCACCTGATCGCGATGGCCTGCTGGCTGGGCGGCCTGGTGACGCTGCTGGTCGGGCTGCGGCACGGGGCCGGGGCGGCGGTGGCGGCGCGGTTCTCCACGGTGGCGCTGGTCTCGGTCGGGGTCCTGGTGGTCACCGGGGTCTACCAGGCCTGGCGGGGCGTCGGCTCGTGGTCGGCGCTGACCGGCACGGAGTACGGGCAGTTGGTGCTGGTCAAGGTCGCGCTGGTGCTGGGGATGCTGGGGACGGCCTGGTTCTCCCGGCGCTGGACCGGGCGGCTGCGGACGGCGGGCACCGCGGACACGGCTGTCGACGGGGCCGACGTCCCGGTCGAGGTGCCGGCCGCCGCGGCGGCCGAAGGCAGCGGCGGGGCCGGGGACAGCGCAGGGGCCGACGCCGATCCCGAGCGCCGGGCCCAGCTGGACCGGCAGCGGGCCGCGCTGGCCCGGGCGAAGCAGCGCCGGGCGCAGGACGGCACGCCGGTGCACGCCGGTCTGCGGCGCTCGGTGCTGATCGAGGCGGTGATCGCGATCGGCGTGCTGGCGGTGACCACGGTCCTGACCAACTCCCCGCCCGGGCGGGTGGCCGCGCAGGTGGCCCAGGCCGCGCCGGCCGCACCCTCGGCCGGCACGGGCAGCAGCACCGGGCGTCCGGTGGAGCTGAAGCTGCCCTACGACACCGGCGGCAAGGGCCCGGGCGCCAAGGGCACCGCCACGCTCACCGTGAACCCGGCGACCAGCGGCCCCAACCAGCTCACCCTGGTGGTGTCCGACGCCTCGGGCGCGCCGGTCGACGTGCCGGAGACCGACGTCTCGTTCACGCTGCCGGACCGCGACCTCGGCCCGCTCCCGGTGACCCTCACCAAGAGCGGCACCGGCACCTGGACCGGCACCGCCCAGCTGCCGATCGCGGGCGAGTGGGTGGCCGCCGTGGTGGTCCGCTCCGACGACATCGACCAGGACACCGAGACCAAGCAGCTGACGATCAAGTGACAGCCGCCCCGCCGCCGGCCCGGTCGGGTCGGCGGCGGGGCCGGTCGACCGGCGTTCACGCGCTGGAGAAGGAGACACGATGAAGTACGCCGGCTTCTCCCGCCGCACCCTGCTCGGCGGGGCCGGGGCGGGACTGGCCGCGGGGGCGGCGGCGGGGGCCTTCGGTCGCGCGGTGGCGGTGCCCGGGCAGCCGCACCAGGTGAGCCTGGGCGCGGCCCGGGTGGATTTCCACGGGCCGCACCAGGCGGGGATCGTCCAGCCGCCGCAGGCCCGGATCGAGCTGCTCGCCCTCGACCTGGCGCCGGGTGCCACCCGGCAGGCGGTGCAGGAGCTGTTCAAGCGCTGGACCAGGACGGCCGGCGACATGGCGCTCGGCGAGCCGGCCGACTCGCACGAGAACCAGATCGCGCTGGACGCCGGACCCAGCTCGCTCACCGTCACGGTCGGGCTCGGCGCGACGTTCTTCGACAAGCTCGGCCTGGCCGCGCACCGCCCGCCGCAGCTCGCCCCGCTGCCCGACTTCCCGCAGGACGCGATCGACCGCTCGCGCAGCGACGGCGACCTGCTGCTCCAGGTCTGCGCGGACGACGCGCTGGTGGCCTACCACGCGCTGCGGGTGCTCCAGCAGTTGGCGGCCGGCACCGCCGGCACCCGCTGGCAGATGTCCGGCTTCTCCCGCTCCCCCGGCGCCACCGCCCAGCCGCGCACCGGCCGCAACCTGATGGGCCAGGTCGACGGCACCAACAACCCCAAGCCGACCGACCCGGACTTCGCCGCCAAGGTCTTCGCCACCGGCCCCGACTGGCTGGCCGGCGGCAGCTACCTGGTGTTCCGCCGGATCCGGATGCTGCTGGACAACTGGGAGCAGCTGCCGACGGACCGTCAGGAGCGGATCGTCGGGCGCCGCAAGTCCGACGGCGCGCCGCTGTCCGGCGGCACCGAGACCACCCCGGTGGACCTGGGCAAGCAGGACCCGGACGGCTCGCTGGCCGTCCCGGCGGACGCGCACGTCCGGATCGCCGCGCCCGCCTCGAACGGCGGTGCGGCAATGCTGCGGCGCGGCTTCTCGTACTCCGACGGGGTGCGGCCGGACGGCGCCCCGGACGCCGGGCTGCTCTTCCTGGCGTTCCAGGCCGACCCGGCGCACGGTTTCGTGCCGGTGCAGCGCTCGCTCTCCCGGGGGGACGGGCTGACCACCTTCCTGCGGCACGAGGCGAGCGGGCTGTACGCGGTGCTGCCGGGCGTGCCGGACGGGGGCTACCTCGGCCAGGCGCTGCTGGAGTCCTGACCAGGTGACCACCGGTCGGGACGCGTCCACGGCGGGTGCCCGGAGTGGCTAAGGTGGCAGGTCTGGTACCTCCCCCGGCCTTCGGCCTGGGGGAGCCCCCGGCCGAAGGCCGGGGGCGGGTGCCCCCTCGGGAGACGCACGGAGGCGCGGACATGTCGGCAACCCGCTACACCTACCTCGGCCCGGCGGGCACCTTTACCGAGGCCGCGCTGCACACCCTGCCGGAGGCCGCCACGCGGGAGCTCGTCCCGCTCCCCTCGGTGCCGGCCGCGCTGGACGCGGTGCGGGCCGGCGAGGCGGCCGGCGCCTTCGTGGCGATCGAGAACTCGGTGGAGGGCGCGGTCACCGCGACCGCCGACGAGCTGGCCAACGGCGCGCCGCTGATGATCTACCGCGAGGTGCTGCTGCCGATCAGCTTCGCGCTGCTGGTCCGCCCGGGCACCGAGCTGACCGACGTGAAGCGGGTGACCAGCCACCCGGTGGCCCAGCCGCAGGTACGCGGCTGGCTGCGGGACAACCTGCCGGACGCGGTCTGGGAGGCGGCCGCCTCGAACGCCGACGGCGCCAGGCTGGTCCAGGAGGGGCAGGCGGACGGCGCCTTCGCGGGCGAGTTCGCGGCCGCGCTGTACGGGTTGGAGCCGCTGGCCACCGACATCCACGACGCGGCCGAGGCGACCACCCGTTTCGTGCTGGTCGGCCGGCCCGGCCGGGTCTCCTCGCCGACCGGGGCGGACAAGACCTCGATGGTGGTCTGGCTCGGCGACAACCACCCGGGCGCGCTGCTGGAACTGCTGCAGGAATTCGCGGTGCGCGGGGTCAACCTGATGCGGATCGAATCCCGGCCGACCGGGCACGGGCTCGGGAACTACTGCTTCTCGATCGACTGCGAGGGCCACCTCACCGAGCGGCGGGTCAGCGAGACGCTGATGGGCCTGCGCCGGATCTGCCCGCAGATCCGGTTCCTCGGCTCCTATCCGCGGGCCGACCGCCGCGAGCCGACGCCCCGCCAGCCCGGCACCTCGAACCAGGACTTCGACCGGGCCGCCGACTGGCTGGCCCGCTGCCTGGACGGGCGCGGCGAGGCCTGACCCCACCCGGTCCACCGACCGCCCCGGGCCCGGTTCCACCGCCCGGGGCGGTCGGCTGTCCACAGTCATCCACAGGTGTGCACGACCGCCGTGACCCACCGGTTATCCACAGCCCTGGGGATGAATCGACAAAACGGCTAAGCCACTCCCAGGTGCGGTCGGATCATCGGGAAGCGCCGCAGATCGGACTGATGCCATCAGAGTCACCCTTCTGCCGATAATTCACCCGGCCGAGTGGTCTATTTCCCTCCGCCGTGCAGGCTGATTCGGGTTTGAAACCTGTAAATCCCAGAATTGCCCTGAGACTTTCCCGACACGGCCGCAATCCACAGGGTCTGCGAACGGCCTGTGGAAAAAACACGACGGGCGACTCGTGGGGCCGCAGTTATCCACAGGTTATCCACAGCCGCCCTCCGCCCCGGTAGGCTGGCCCCGTGATTGACCTTCGCCTGCTTCGTGAGGACCCCGACCGAGTGCGCGCCTCGCAGCGCGCCCGTGGTGAGGACGTCGACCTCGTCGACTCCCTGCTCGCCGCCGACGAGCGCCGCCGCTCCTCGGGCAGTCGCTTCGACGAGCTGCGCAACGAGCAGAAGGGTCTCGGCAAGCAGGTCGCCCAGGCCAAGGGCGAGGAGAAGGCCGCCCTGCTGGCGCGCACCAAGGAGCTGGCCGCCGAGGTCAAGGCCGCCGACGCCGAGCAGAGCGAGGCGAAGGAGGAGGCCGAGCGGCTGCTGCGCGCGCTGGCCAACCTGCTCGACCCGGCCGCTCCGGTGGGCGGCGAGGAGGACTTCGTCACGCTGGAGGAGATCGGCACCCCGCGCGACTTCGCCGCCGAGGGCTTCGAGCCGCGCGACCACGTCGAGCTCGGCCAGCTGCTGGGCGCCATCGACATGGAGCGCGGCGCCAAGGTCGCCGGCTCCCGGTCGTACTACCTGACCGGCTCCGGCGCGCTGCTGGAGCTGGCGCTGGTGAACATGGCGATCGCCCAGGCCACCGCGCTCGGCTTCATCCCGATGATCACCCCGGCGCTGGTCCGCCCGGCCGCCATGGACGGCACCGGCTTCCTCGGCCAGGCCGCCGAGAACGTCTACCACCTGCCCGACGAGGACCGTTACCTGGTCGGCACCAGCGAGGTCCCGCTGGCCGCCTACCACATGGACGAGATCCTGGAGGCCGACCGCCTCCCGCTGCGCTACGCCGGCTTCTCCTCCTGCTTCCGCCGCGAGGCCGGGACCTACGGCAAGGACACCCGGGGCATCATCCGGGTGCACCAGTTCGAGAAGGTCGAGATGTTCGTCTACACCACCCCGGAGGAGGCGGAGGCCGAGCACCGCCGCCTGCTCCAGTGGGAGAAGGACTTCCTCAACGCCCTCGAACTGCCCTACCGGGTGATCGACGTCGCCTCCGGCGACCTCGGCGCCTCGGCCGCCCGCAAGTTCGACATCGAGGCCTGGATCCCGACCCAGGGCAAGTACCGCGAGGTCACCTCGACCTCCAACACCACCGAGTACCAGGCCCGGCGGCTCTCCATCCGGATGCGCGAGGACGGCAAGGTCCGCCCGCTGGCCACCCTCAACGGCACCCTGGCGGCCATCCCGCGGCTGATCGTGGCGATCCTGGAGAACCACCAGCAGGCCGACGGCACCGTGGTGCTGCCCGAGGCGCTGCGCCCCTACCTCGGCGGCCGGACCACGCTGGACCCGGTCAAGTGACCCCCGCGCTGCCGTTCCGGCTGATCGCCACCGATCTGGACGGCACGCTGCTCACCCCCGAGGACACCGTCTCGCAGCGCACCCGCGCTGCGCTGGCCACCGCCGTGGCGGCCGGCGCGGTGCACATCGTGGTCACCGGCCGGTCGGCCTCCTGGGCCCGGCCGGTGCTGGACCAGATCGGCTACCGGGGCCTGGCGGTCTGCAGCCAGGGCGCCCAGGTCTACGACGCGGGCGAGCACCGGCTGCTCACCTCGATGACCCTGGACCGCCGGCTGGCCGCGGTGGCACTGGAGAAGCTCACCGCCGAGCTCGGCCCGCTGGCCGTGGCGGCCGGTCAGGACGGCCTGGACGGCGCCGTGCTGGCCACCGCCGACTACCGGCTCTCCAACCCCGACCTGCCGGTGCAGCGGGTGGCCGGCACCGCCGAGCTGCTGGCCCTGCCGATCAGCAAGCTCTACGTGCAGCACCCCGAGCTGACGGACGACCAGCTGGTCAGCGCCGGGCAGCAGGTGCTGGGCCAGCTGGTCACCACCGTGCTGGCCGGGCCCGGGATAGTCGAACTGCTGCCGCTGGGCCTGTCCAAGGCGACCGGCCTGGCCGTCGCGGCCCGCCGGCTCGGGCTGACCGCGGCCGAGACCATCGCCTTCGGCGACATGCCCAACGACCTGCCGATGTTCCGCTGGGCCGGGTACGGCGTGGCGATGGCCAACGCCCACCCCGACCTGCTGGCCGTCGCCGACGAGGTGACCGCGAGCAACGCGGCGGACGGCGTGGCCGAGGTGCTGGAGCGGCTCTTCCGCTGACCGCGCGCCGCGCCTCCCCCGCGGCCCCCTGACGAACCGCACACGGCGGGCGACCGGATTCTTCCGGTCGCCCGCCGTGTCTTTTCTGATCAAATGTCCGTTTTACTGGCCATGATGAAGCGTCAGCAGCGGCCGTTCTCAGTGGTGTTCACGCGGTCACGGGGGCCCCACGGGCCCGTATGACAATCATGGAACACTTGCTAAGCTGCGCAACTGTTGCAACCTCAGTGCGTGCTCGACCGTCTAAACGGTGAGGGCGACACGTGCCTCACCCGGACCCGGGGTCCGGCTCCGCGTCACTGGGGCACCATGGTGCAACCGGCGCACCGCGGGCAGTCGCCGCGGCGACATCCGGCGGTGCCGGGCCGATCACAGAGGTGGGAAGCATGGCAGGACAGCGGGTACGCACACCCGAGGGTGGGGCCACCGGTCGGACCGGTCGTGGCTACCCGCCTGCCCAGCGGCAGGCGCCCCAGGAGTGGTCCGAGGCCGGGCCGGAGCAGGACGGCCGCGCCCGCGACGCGCACGCCCAGGACGGTCCCGCCAGGGGCGGCCGGGCGCAGCAGCGGCGCGCGGACAGCCGGCGCACGGCGCGCGCGCAGGCCCCGTCCACCCGCCCGTTCAGCGGCGTCGCGGTGCTGCTCTCGCTCGGCCTGCCGGCCGCCGGCGGGCTGGCGGACCAGCTGTTCGGCCTCGGCATCGGCGGTTGGGGCCTGCTCCTCTGCAGCGTGGCCGGCTTCGCCGGGGCGGCGGCGGTGTGCAGCCGGACCGGCTGGTGGTGGGTGCTGCCCGCGCCGCCGCCGATAGTGCTGGCCGTCACGGCCGCGACCGCCTACCTCGCCCACTCGGACGACTACAAGGGTGGCAAGAAGCTCGCCGCCGGCGCCGCCAAGTGGGCCATCCAGGGGTTCCCGGTGATGCTGTACGCCATGGGCGCGGCGCTGCTGGTCATCCTGGTGCGCACTGTCCGAGATCGAAGGAGTCCCCGTGGCTGAGCAGAACGGCCCCCGGGCCACCGGTCGGCGCAAGTCCGCGCCCGCGCGCCGTCCCAAGCCGCTCGTGATGGCCGGCCGCACGGTCGCCTGCGCGACCTCGCTCGCGGTGCTCGGCACCTGCGGTTTCAGCTGGTACGCCTACACCTCGCTGACCGACGGCCTGACCACCTCCAGCGCGCTGGACGACATCAAGAAGGCCGCCCCGCCGCACCTGGACAACTCGGTCAACCTGCTGCTGATCGGCCTGGACAGCCGCAAGGACATGAACGGCAACGACCTGCCGGGCCAGTTCGTCCAGGACGAGCTGCACGCGGGCTCCAGCAGCGACGTCGGCGGCTACAACACCAACACCCTGATGGTGATGCACATCCCGGCCAACGGCGGCCAGGTCACCGCGATCTCCATCCCGCGCGACGACTACGTGCAGACGCTGAACGCCGACGGCCGGATGCACAAGATCAAGGAGGCCTACGGCATCGCCAAGTCGATGTACGAGGCCAAGAACAGCGGCAAGGGCCTCTCCAAGCCCGACATGGAGAAGCAGAGCCGGGACGCCGGGCGCAAGGCCACCCTGGCCACCGTGCAGAACTTCCTCGGGATCCCGATCGACCACTTCGCCGAGGTCAACCTCAAGGGCTTCTACGACATCGCGCAGGCGGTCGGCCCGATCCAGGTCTGCCTGAAGCGGGCCACCAAGGACCCGGCGATCGAGGGCCAGGGCTCCGGCGCCGACTTCCAGGCCGGGATCAACACGCTGAACGCGGCCCAGGCGCTCTCCTTCGTCCGCCAGCGCCACAACCTGGTCAACCCGAACGACCCCAGCGACTTCGGCGACTTCGCCCGCACCCACCGCCAGCAGGCCTTCATCTCCTCGGTGATCAAGAAGCTGAAGGACCAGGGCGTCGTCGGCGACCTGGGCAAGATGCAGGACCTGTTCAACGTGGTGAAGCAGGACGTGGTGCTGGACGACCAGTGGAACGTGCTGGACTTCGCCCAGCAGGCGCCCAACCTGGCCGGCGGCCACGTCACCGCGATCACCCTGCCGATCGCCGGCTTCGAGACGGTGAACGTGGGCGGCACCAAGGAGGACGTCAACAAGGTCGACCCGGGCCAGGTCAAGAAGATCGTCCAGCAGCTGACCGGCCACGACACCCCGGCCGACAACGCGGTGGACGGCGGCGGCTCCGCCCCGGCGCCCAGCTCCGCGCCGTCCCAGGCCCCGGCCAGCCAGGCCCCGGCCGCCCCGAACGCCCAGGCCACCGGCACCGTGGACGTCACCAACACCTCGACGGTCACCGGGGCCGCCGCCACCGAGTCCAAGGCGCTGGCCGGGATGGGCTTCACCCCGGGCAAGGTCGGCCAGGGCACCCACCAGGCGAAGACCACCGTGCTGTACGGCACCGGCGAGAAGGACGCGGCCGCGCTGGTCGCCGCCCGGTACAACGTGACCGCGGCGCCGAGCGGCAGCGTCAAGGCCGGGCACATCGAGGTGGTGCTGGGCGGCGACTACACCCCGTCGGGCGGCTCCGGCGGCGGGGCGGCCGCGCCGGCCGCCGGCGGGGCGACGGCCCCCGCGGCGCCCGCGGCGGACCCGAACAGCGTGCAACAGGTCGGGCCGCCGGTGCAGATGGGCGGCATCGCCTGCGTGGACTGATCCACACCGGCGGGCGGGGCGGGGGTCGCACTTCGGTGCGGCCCCCGTCGGCGTTCTCCCGCTGCTTCTCGCTGCTTCTCGTACGGCGGGTCGGTTGTAGGATGACCGGGCAAGCGGTTGTAGGATGACCGGACAGGTGGCGGACGAGCGAGCGTTGAGCGGAGGTGGCGGGATGACCAGCCCTCAGACGAGCGGCACGAGCGGCACGGGCGGCACCGCCAACCTGCACGCCGCCGGACGCCGCTCGCTGGTGGACGCCGCGATCGACCAACTGCGCGAGCGGCTGGCCGCCGGCGACTGGCCGGTGGGCGAGCGGATCCCCACCGAGCACGAGCTGGCCGAGCAGCTGCGGGTCGGCCGCAACACGGTGCGCGAGGCGATCCGGGTGCTGGTGCACGCCGGCATGCTGGTCACCCGGCAGGGCGAGGGCACCTTCGTGCGCAGCACCAGCGACCCGGCCGCCGTGCTGCGCGGGGTGCAGCGCTCCGGCGTCCGCGACGTGCTGGAGGTGCGGGCCGCGCTGGAGGCCGAGGCGGCCCGGCTGGCCGCCGTCCGGCACACCCCCGAGGACCTGGCACGGATGCGCGCCGCGCTGGCCCGCGAGGCCGAGGTGATCGCCGCCCACCCCGAGCGGGTCGGGCGCGAGGCCACCGTCGAGCACGACCTGGAGTTCCACACCGCCGTCGTCGAGGCCGCGCACAACCCGGCGCTGACCGAGGTCTACCGCTACTTCGGCGCCTCGGTGCGGGAGGCCATGCGCACCGCCTTCGGCGACCACGAGATGCCCGAGGTGGTCGTCGCCACCCACCAGGCCCTGGTCGACGCGATCGCCTCCGGCGATCCCGAGCTGGCCGAGGCCGCGTGTCGCGCGTTGCTGGCCGAGCCGACCGCCGCCGTCGAGCAGTTGCTCGCGGAGTTCGCCGCCCGCAAGTAGTGCCGGGCGCGGTCCTGCTCCGCCCTTCCTCTTCTCCTCTTCTCCTCCCCCTTTCTCCCGGCTGCTCCCGGTTCCCGGGCCGCACCGGTCACTCCTGCTCAGAAAGCCGCACCACCATGTCCGTCACCCGAACCCAGCAGGCGCTGGGTGTTCCGGTCGCCCCGGTCCGTAGCAAGCTCGCCCACCCCGCCCTGCTGCTCACCGGCATCGTGCTGGTCGCGCTGAACATGCGGGCCTGTCTGGCGGCCGTCTCCCCGATGGTCGGCGAGATCCAGCGGACCTTCGGACTGTCGTCCACGGTCAGCGGTCTGATCACCACCGTCCCGGTGCTCTTCCAGGGCCTCGGCGCGCCGCTCACCCCGCGGCTGACCCGGCGGTTCGGCGCCGAGCGGGTGGTGCTGGGCGCGGTGCTGGTGCTGGGCGCCGGGGTGCTGCTGCGGGTGCTGCCCTCGGTGGCCGCGCTCTACCTGGGCTGCGTGGTGATCGGCGTCGCCATCGCGGTGCTGAACGTCTCGATGCCCGGGCTGGTGAAGCGCGAGTTCCCGGAGCGGGCGGCGGCGATGACCGGCGTCTACTCGACCACCATGCTGGTCGGCGCGACGCTGGCGGCCGGCAGCTCGGTGCCGCTGGAGCACGCGCTCGGCGGCGGCTGGCGGGCCTCGCTCGGCGCCTGGTCGCTGCTCGCCCTGGTGGCGGCGGTGGCCTGGCTGCCGCAGGTGCTGAGGGCCCGTCAGGAGCGCGGCGCACTGGCCGGCGGACCGGCCGGTGGTCTGACCGGCGGCGTGGTGCAGCCGGCGGCCAAGCCGATCGCCGGGATCTGGCGGATCCCGCTGGCCTGGCAGATCAGCCTCTTCATGGGCATCTCCTCGCTGATGGTCTACACCCTGGTCGCCTGGATGCCGACGATCCTGGCCGACCACGGGATGAGCCGGGACCAGTCCGGCCTGGTCTTCGCCTTCTCCAACCTGGTGCAGGTGGCCGGCGCCTTCCTGGTGCCGCTGCTGGCCGGGCGGATGACCCGGCAGCGCGGGCTCGCCGTGCTGATGGCCGTGCTGAACGGGGTGGGCATCGCCGGTCTGCTGATCGCACCGGTCTCGGGTGCCTGGGTTGCGGCGGCCGTGCTCGGCGTGGCGCAGGGCGGCTCGCTCGGGCTCGGCCTGGCGTTCATCGTGCTGCGCACCGACTCGGCGGCGGGCGCCGCGCAGCTCGGCGGCATGTCGCAGGCGGTCGGCTACCTGATCGCCGCCGTCGGGCCGGTGGGCGCGGGTGCACTGCACCAGCTGACGGGCGGGTGGAC of Kitasatospora viridis contains these proteins:
- a CDS encoding SCO family protein, whose protein sequence is MPPLPTTNRRRIAGAAALALAAALSLTACGSGSGSNSNSAAAIVSKEASNSPYQGTVLSKHFDKPDLTLSDTSGQPFDLRQRTAGKTTLLFFGYTSCPDVCPTTMGDIGVAMQKLTPEERAKIDVVFVSTDPQVDTPKVLRTWLDSFDKDFIGMTGDLTQVKAAARSLGILVEDPVVNKDGTVTSSHGAQVLAFLPSDDKAHVLYLSNTSQDVFAHDLPLLAKGVPA
- a CDS encoding copper chaperone PCu(A)C, translating into MAARFNRVALTGAGLAAVLTAGAIAVAEGGSAQTPAGVRLTVADPYIPMPAGDAMAAGYLTVRNTGSTADTLVRVSSPGAGSITMHRSTDTSMEEVDSMAVPAHGTLQLARGGAHLMIMGWQKQPAVGDQLELDLTFAKGGTIAVQVPVKPLTYRPGS
- a CDS encoding copper resistance CopC/CopD family protein, with amino-acid sequence MRKALAWFTTLTAALLLVLGTAGAASAHAALLQTDPAQNSVVATEPTAVTLTFSENVTLSDDAVRVLDPAGKQVDTGSPGHADGKGDTATVGLRPGLANGTYTVAWRAVSEDTHVVGGAFTFSIGAPSDTSVNPAAVQGENADQTVAALYGIGRAVAYGAFAVLVGVAAFVLLCWPRGASVRPVQRLLMGGWVALLAATVAVLLLRGPYEQGTGLGQVLNLTLVRGTLNERLGTALAARLLLLAAGGVFLSLLVGQLGATEPEEEDTDGASARPAAAGADPDDPEERELRELERRAAERPQREARLALGVGGLLLALGLAATWSAADHAAVGIQVGVALPFDLLHLIAMACWLGGLVTLLVGLRHGAGAAVAARFSTVALVSVGVLVVTGVYQAWRGVGSWSALTGTEYGQLVLVKVALVLGMLGTAWFSRRWTGRLRTAGTADTAVDGADVPVEVPAAAAAEGSGGAGDSAGADADPERRAQLDRQRAALARAKQRRAQDGTPVHAGLRRSVLIEAVIAIGVLAVTTVLTNSPPGRVAAQVAQAAPAAPSAGTGSSTGRPVELKLPYDTGGKGPGAKGTATLTVNPATSGPNQLTLVVSDASGAPVDVPETDVSFTLPDRDLGPLPVTLTKSGTGTWTGTAQLPIAGEWVAAVVVRSDDIDQDTETKQLTIK
- the efeB gene encoding iron uptake transporter deferrochelatase/peroxidase subunit, whose protein sequence is MKYAGFSRRTLLGGAGAGLAAGAAAGAFGRAVAVPGQPHQVSLGAARVDFHGPHQAGIVQPPQARIELLALDLAPGATRQAVQELFKRWTRTAGDMALGEPADSHENQIALDAGPSSLTVTVGLGATFFDKLGLAAHRPPQLAPLPDFPQDAIDRSRSDGDLLLQVCADDALVAYHALRVLQQLAAGTAGTRWQMSGFSRSPGATAQPRTGRNLMGQVDGTNNPKPTDPDFAAKVFATGPDWLAGGSYLVFRRIRMLLDNWEQLPTDRQERIVGRRKSDGAPLSGGTETTPVDLGKQDPDGSLAVPADAHVRIAAPASNGGAAMLRRGFSYSDGVRPDGAPDAGLLFLAFQADPAHGFVPVQRSLSRGDGLTTFLRHEASGLYAVLPGVPDGGYLGQALLES
- the pheA gene encoding prephenate dehydratase, producing MSATRYTYLGPAGTFTEAALHTLPEAATRELVPLPSVPAALDAVRAGEAAGAFVAIENSVEGAVTATADELANGAPLMIYREVLLPISFALLVRPGTELTDVKRVTSHPVAQPQVRGWLRDNLPDAVWEAAASNADGARLVQEGQADGAFAGEFAAALYGLEPLATDIHDAAEATTRFVLVGRPGRVSSPTGADKTSMVVWLGDNHPGALLELLQEFAVRGVNLMRIESRPTGHGLGNYCFSIDCEGHLTERRVSETLMGLRRICPQIRFLGSYPRADRREPTPRQPGTSNQDFDRAADWLARCLDGRGEA
- the serS gene encoding serine--tRNA ligase codes for the protein MIDLRLLREDPDRVRASQRARGEDVDLVDSLLAADERRRSSGSRFDELRNEQKGLGKQVAQAKGEEKAALLARTKELAAEVKAADAEQSEAKEEAERLLRALANLLDPAAPVGGEEDFVTLEEIGTPRDFAAEGFEPRDHVELGQLLGAIDMERGAKVAGSRSYYLTGSGALLELALVNMAIAQATALGFIPMITPALVRPAAMDGTGFLGQAAENVYHLPDEDRYLVGTSEVPLAAYHMDEILEADRLPLRYAGFSSCFRREAGTYGKDTRGIIRVHQFEKVEMFVYTTPEEAEAEHRRLLQWEKDFLNALELPYRVIDVASGDLGASAARKFDIEAWIPTQGKYREVTSTSNTTEYQARRLSIRMREDGKVRPLATLNGTLAAIPRLIVAILENHQQADGTVVLPEALRPYLGGRTTLDPVK
- a CDS encoding HAD family hydrolase translates to MTPALPFRLIATDLDGTLLTPEDTVSQRTRAALATAVAAGAVHIVVTGRSASWARPVLDQIGYRGLAVCSQGAQVYDAGEHRLLTSMTLDRRLAAVALEKLTAELGPLAVAAGQDGLDGAVLATADYRLSNPDLPVQRVAGTAELLALPISKLYVQHPELTDDQLVSAGQQVLGQLVTTVLAGPGIVELLPLGLSKATGLAVAARRLGLTAAETIAFGDMPNDLPMFRWAGYGVAMANAHPDLLAVADEVTASNAADGVAEVLERLFR